In one Balaenoptera musculus isolate JJ_BM4_2016_0621 chromosome 2, mBalMus1.pri.v3, whole genome shotgun sequence genomic region, the following are encoded:
- the GJD2 gene encoding gap junction delta-2 protein isoform X1, with amino-acid sequence MGEWTILERLLEAAVQQHSTMIGRILLTVVVIFRILIVAIVGETVYDDEQTMFVCNTLQPGCNQACYDRAFPISHIRYWVFQIIMVCTPSLCFITYSVHQSAKQRERRYSTVFLALDRDPPESMGGPGGPGGGSSGVGKREDKKLQSAIVNGVLQNTENTSKETEPDCLEVKELTPHPSGLRTAARSKLRRQEGISRFYIIQVVFRNALEIGFLVGQYFLYGFSVPGLYECDRYPCIKEVECYVSRPTEKTVFLVFMFAVSGICVVLNLAELNHLGWRKIKLAVRGAQAKRKSVYEIRNKDLPRVSVPNFGRTQSSDSAYV; translated from the exons ATGGGGGAATGGACCATCTTGGAGAGGCTGCTGGAAGCCGCGGTGCAGCAGCACTCCACTATGATCGGGAG GATCCTGTTGACTGTGGTGGTGATCTTCCGGATCCTCATTGTGGCCATCGTCGGGGAGACGGTGTACGATGATGAACAGACCATGTTTGTGTGCAACACCCTGCAGCCCGGCTGTAACCAGGCCTGCTATGACCGCGCCTTCCCCATCTCCCACATACGTTACTGGGTCTTCCAGATCATAATGGTGTGTACCCCCAGTCTCTGCTTCATCACTTACTCTGTGCACCAGTCTGCCAAGCAGCGAGAACGCCGCTACTCTACTGTCTTCCTAGCCCTGGACAGAGACCCCCCTGAGTCCATGGGGGGTCCTGGAGGACCTGGGGGTGGGAGCAGTGGTGTTGGCAAACGAGAAGATAAGAAGTTGCAAAGTGCCATTGTCAATGGGGTGCTGCAGAACACGGAGAACACAAGCAAGGAGACGGAGCCAGATTGTTTAGAGGTTAAGGAGCTGACTCCACACCCATCGGGGTTGCGCACTGCAGCACGATCCAAGCTCCGAAGGCAGGAAGGCATCTCCCGCTTCTACATTATCCAAGTGGTGTTCCGAAATGCCCTGGAGATTGGGTTTCTGGTGGGCCAATACTTTCTCTATGGCTTCAGCGTCCCAGGGTTGTATGAGTGTGACCGCTACCCCTGCATCAAGGAGGTGGAATGTTATGTGTCCCGGCCTACTGAGAAGACTGTCTTTCTTGTGTTCATGTTTGCTGTGAGTGGCATCTGTGTTGTGCTGAACCTGGCTGAACTCAACCACCTGGGATGGCGCAAGATCAAGCTGGCCGTGCGAGGGGCCCAGGCCAAGAGGAAGTCAGTCTACGAGATCCGCAACAAGGACCTGCCCCGGGTCAGTGTTCCCAATTTTGGCAGGACTCAGTCCAGCGACTCTGCCTATGTGTGA
- the GJD2 gene encoding gap junction delta-2 protein isoform X2 has translation MFVCNTLQPGCNQACYDRAFPISHIRYWVFQIIMVCTPSLCFITYSVHQSAKQRERRYSTVFLALDRDPPESMGGPGGPGGGSSGVGKREDKKLQSAIVNGVLQNTENTSKETEPDCLEVKELTPHPSGLRTAARSKLRRQEGISRFYIIQVVFRNALEIGFLVGQYFLYGFSVPGLYECDRYPCIKEVECYVSRPTEKTVFLVFMFAVSGICVVLNLAELNHLGWRKIKLAVRGAQAKRKSVYEIRNKDLPRVSVPNFGRTQSSDSAYV, from the coding sequence ATGTTTGTGTGCAACACCCTGCAGCCCGGCTGTAACCAGGCCTGCTATGACCGCGCCTTCCCCATCTCCCACATACGTTACTGGGTCTTCCAGATCATAATGGTGTGTACCCCCAGTCTCTGCTTCATCACTTACTCTGTGCACCAGTCTGCCAAGCAGCGAGAACGCCGCTACTCTACTGTCTTCCTAGCCCTGGACAGAGACCCCCCTGAGTCCATGGGGGGTCCTGGAGGACCTGGGGGTGGGAGCAGTGGTGTTGGCAAACGAGAAGATAAGAAGTTGCAAAGTGCCATTGTCAATGGGGTGCTGCAGAACACGGAGAACACAAGCAAGGAGACGGAGCCAGATTGTTTAGAGGTTAAGGAGCTGACTCCACACCCATCGGGGTTGCGCACTGCAGCACGATCCAAGCTCCGAAGGCAGGAAGGCATCTCCCGCTTCTACATTATCCAAGTGGTGTTCCGAAATGCCCTGGAGATTGGGTTTCTGGTGGGCCAATACTTTCTCTATGGCTTCAGCGTCCCAGGGTTGTATGAGTGTGACCGCTACCCCTGCATCAAGGAGGTGGAATGTTATGTGTCCCGGCCTACTGAGAAGACTGTCTTTCTTGTGTTCATGTTTGCTGTGAGTGGCATCTGTGTTGTGCTGAACCTGGCTGAACTCAACCACCTGGGATGGCGCAAGATCAAGCTGGCCGTGCGAGGGGCCCAGGCCAAGAGGAAGTCAGTCTACGAGATCCGCAACAAGGACCTGCCCCGGGTCAGTGTTCCCAATTTTGGCAGGACTCAGTCCAGCGACTCTGCCTATGTGTGA